Proteins encoded together in one Apteryx mantelli isolate bAptMan1 unplaced genomic scaffold, bAptMan1.hap1 HAP1_SCAFFOLD_20, whole genome shotgun sequence window:
- the LOC136996071 gene encoding olfactory receptor 14C36-like encodes MPNSSSLNEFLLLPFADTWELQLLHFSLFLGIYLAALLGNGLIITAVACDHRLHTPMYFFLLNLSLLDFAFISTTVPKSMANSLRDTRAISYSGCAAQVFLVAFLLGGEFSLLTVMAYDCYVAICRPLHYGTLMGSRACVIMAAAACASGFLNGLLHTANTFSIPLCQGNTVDQFFCEIPQILKLSCSDAYFREVGLLVLSVFLIFGCFVFIVLSYVQIFTAVLRIPSEQGRHKAFSMCLPHLAVVSLFISTSFFAYLKPPSISSPALDLVVTVLYTVVPPAVNPLIYSMRNKELKDALRKVILWAFFSSGNIAFALHK; translated from the coding sequence atgcccaacagcagctccctcaacgagttcctcctcctgccatttgcggatacatgggagctgcagctcttgcacttctcgctcttcctgggcatctacctggctgccctcctgggcaatggtctcatcatcacagccgtagcctgcgaccaccgcctccacacccccatgtacttcttcctcctcaacctctccctccttgactttgccttcatctccaccactgtccccaaatccatggccaattctctgagggacaccagggccatttcctactcgggttgtgctgcacaggtcttcctggttgccttcttgttaggaggagaattttctcttctcacagtcatggcctatgactgctacgttgccatctgcagacccctgcactatggaacgctcatgggcagcagagcctgtgtcataatggcagcagctgcctgtgccagtggttttctcaatggtctcctgcacactgctaacaccttttcaataccactctgccaaggcaacacagtggaccagttcttctgtgaaatcccccagatcctcaagctctcctgctctgatgccTACTTCAGGGAAGTTGGTCTTCTTGTGCTTAGTGTCtttttaatctttgggtgtttcgttttcattgtgctgtcctacgtgcagatcttcactgctgtgctgaggatcccctctgagcagggccggcacaaagccttttccatgtgcctgcctcacctggccgtggtctccctgtttatcagcacctcattttttgcctacctgaagcccccctccatctcttcgccagctctggatctggtggtgactgttctgtacacagtggtgcctccagcagtgaaccccctcatctacagcatgaggaacaaggagctcaaagatgccctgaggaaagtgattttgtgggcatttttcagcagtggtaacattgcctttgctctccacaaatga